In a single window of the Mus musculus strain C57BL/6J chromosome 6, GRCm38.p6 C57BL/6J genome:
- the Ndufa5 gene encoding NADH dehydrogenase [ubiquinone] 1 alpha subcomplex subunit 5 isoform 2 (isoform 2 is encoded by transcript variant 2), with protein MAGLLKKTTGLVGLAVCDTPHEEPDVKKLEALLQGGEVEEVILQAEKELSLARKMLKWKPWEPLVEEPPANQWKWPI; from the exons ATGGCGGGCTTGCTGAAAAAG ACAACTGGCCTGGTGGGGTTGGCGGTGTGCGACACTCCACACGAG GAGCCAGATGTTAAAAAATTAGAAGCCTTGCTTCAGGGTGGTGAAGTGGAAGAGGTGATTCTTCAG gctgaaaaagaactAAGTCTGGCAAGGAAAATGTTGAAGTGGAAGCCATGGGAGCCATTGGTGGAAGAGCCGCCTGCTAACCAGTGGAAGTGGCCAATATGA
- the Ndufa5 gene encoding NADH dehydrogenase [ubiquinone] 1 alpha subcomplex subunit 5 isoform 1 (isoform 1 is encoded by transcript variant 1), translating to MAGLLKKTTGLVGLAVCDTPHERLTILYTKTLDILKHFPKHAAYRKYTEQITNEKLDMVKAEPDVKKLEALLQGGEVEEVILQAEKELSLARKMLKWKPWEPLVEEPPANQWKWPI from the exons ATGGCGGGCTTGCTGAAAAAG ACAACTGGCCTGGTGGGGTTGGCGGTGTGCGACACTCCACACGAG AGGCTCACAATATTGTATACAAAGACTCTTGATATTCTGAAGCACTTTCCTAAACATGCAGCCTATAGAAAATACACAGAACAGATCACCAACGAGAAGCTGGATATGGTCAAGGCG GAGCCAGATGTTAAAAAATTAGAAGCCTTGCTTCAGGGTGGTGAAGTGGAAGAGGTGATTCTTCAG gctgaaaaagaactAAGTCTGGCAAGGAAAATGTTGAAGTGGAAGCCATGGGAGCCATTGGTGGAAGAGCCGCCTGCTAACCAGTGGAAGTGGCCAATATGA